A section of the Flavobacterium ardleyense genome encodes:
- a CDS encoding pirin family protein: MNTVLHKADTRGNADHGWLKSRHTFSFANYHNPERMNFGVLRVLNDDQVSENQGFGTHPHRDMEIVSIPLEGDLKHKDNMGNETVIKQGDIQVMSAGTGVMHSEYNNNPDKAVKFLQIWVIPNKQNVQPRYDQITLDTEDRKNKLQQILSPNADDAGVWIHQNAWFNMTNLDQGKEITYNFNDSENNGVYAFVLKGDVTINGQKLNLRDGFGVWDTDKLDIKADSDTEILLMEVPMSL; the protein is encoded by the coding sequence ATGAACACAGTACTTCACAAAGCAGACACAAGAGGAAATGCAGACCACGGTTGGCTAAAATCTAGACATACTTTCAGTTTTGCAAATTATCACAATCCAGAGCGTATGAACTTTGGAGTTTTACGAGTTCTTAATGACGATCAAGTTTCAGAAAATCAAGGTTTCGGAACGCATCCGCACAGAGATATGGAAATTGTTTCGATTCCACTAGAAGGAGATTTGAAACATAAAGATAATATGGGCAATGAGACGGTAATTAAACAAGGAGATATCCAAGTGATGAGTGCGGGAACGGGAGTTATGCATTCAGAATATAACAACAATCCCGACAAAGCGGTGAAATTTTTACAAATTTGGGTAATTCCAAATAAGCAAAATGTACAGCCTCGTTACGATCAGATAACTTTGGACACCGAAGATCGTAAAAACAAATTGCAGCAGATTCTTTCTCCAAATGCGGACGATGCGGGAGTTTGGATTCATCAGAATGCTTGGTTTAATATGACAAATCTTGATCAGGGAAAAGAGATTACTTACAATTTCAACGATTCTGAAAATAATGGTGTTTATGCATTTGTATTAAAAGGTGACGTTACCATTAATGGTCAGAAATTAAATCTTAGAGATGGTTTTGGTGTCTGGGATACAGATAAATTGGACATAAAAGCAGATAGTGACACCGAAATCTTATTGATGGAAGTTCCGATGAGTTTATAA
- a CDS encoding chloride channel protein has product MLKEIQKLYTNFLRFNQEFINYPFRKFNFIEKFLIWVSGKLTRSQFLILSGILVGLSAGLAGVILKVFVHKIQHFINNDIPFSERFIIYGISPLLGIVFTALIVRFIFKGDKNQEMSYVLRSISKNDSNIKSTKMYSLVLQSAVTIGFGGSAGLETPIALTGAAVGSNYGQRYRLGFKEKTLLLAAGAAGGIAAAFNAPIAAVMFAFEIILVGLVFTDFIPLVIAAICGSLLSKIILDENVLFYMPARETFNHLNILFYIGLGVFTGFYARYFNLVVQKTHHFFAKFKNRYLLKAIIGGSILSLLCILFPPLFGEGYSNIKTLNTGNIETLIQGSLFSYLEPSKWVFITFLTLAILLKAFATSITLSSGGTGGTFAPSLVAGGLLGYLFGYVLIVLGFQDVPLTNLMLVGMTGVMAGSLYAPLTAIFLIAECSGGYDLFIPLMIVAVISFVINKFFSPINPAFSNLANRGEIFTTRQDQNILSHISLFKCLEDDSIVVKVNDSVDDVLHKFRKSDNNTIAVLDNDNVFFGIITREHLRPFLLNEKSPAEHTVSEIAINPPFTITPTDSVMKVVKMLDEANVWYLPLLNQERKFKGFVSRSKILKNYRSLLKDYSD; this is encoded by the coding sequence ATGCTCAAAGAAATTCAAAAGTTATACACCAATTTTCTTCGATTCAATCAAGAATTTATTAATTACCCTTTTCGGAAATTTAATTTTATCGAAAAATTTTTGATTTGGGTTAGCGGTAAACTGACAAGATCACAGTTTCTTATTTTGTCAGGAATTTTGGTGGGATTAAGTGCCGGCCTAGCTGGAGTTATTTTGAAGGTCTTTGTACATAAAATCCAACACTTTATCAATAATGACATTCCGTTTAGTGAACGATTTATTATTTATGGTATTTCTCCATTATTAGGAATTGTATTTACCGCTTTGATAGTACGATTCATATTTAAAGGCGATAAGAATCAGGAAATGTCTTATGTGCTAAGATCAATTTCGAAAAACGATAGCAATATTAAATCGACAAAAATGTATTCTTTAGTGCTGCAATCTGCCGTAACTATTGGTTTTGGTGGCTCTGCAGGATTAGAAACACCCATCGCCCTTACTGGTGCGGCAGTTGGATCAAATTATGGGCAGCGATATCGGCTAGGATTTAAAGAAAAAACCCTTCTGCTCGCCGCCGGTGCCGCCGGAGGAATAGCAGCTGCTTTTAACGCGCCGATTGCCGCGGTGATGTTTGCTTTTGAAATTATATTGGTGGGATTGGTTTTCACGGATTTCATTCCGCTAGTTATCGCAGCGATTTGTGGAAGTTTGCTGTCGAAAATTATCTTAGACGAGAACGTTTTGTTTTACATGCCGGCTCGGGAAACCTTTAATCATCTAAATATTTTATTTTATATTGGATTAGGAGTTTTTACCGGTTTTTATGCGAGATACTTTAATTTAGTCGTTCAGAAGACTCATCACTTTTTTGCTAAATTCAAAAATAGGTATTTGCTAAAGGCAATAATTGGGGGTTCGATTTTATCATTGTTGTGTATCTTATTTCCGCCACTCTTTGGCGAAGGGTATTCTAATATTAAAACTTTGAATACTGGTAATATTGAAACCTTGATTCAAGGCAGTTTATTTTCTTATTTAGAACCTTCGAAATGGGTTTTTATCACTTTTTTGACTTTAGCTATTCTGCTTAAGGCGTTTGCAACAAGCATTACATTAAGTTCTGGCGGCACCGGTGGGACATTTGCTCCGTCGCTAGTTGCAGGTGGATTGCTAGGCTATTTATTTGGATATGTTTTAATTGTTCTCGGTTTTCAGGACGTTCCGCTCACAAACTTGATGCTGGTGGGAATGACCGGCGTTATGGCAGGTTCGTTGTACGCACCTCTCACTGCAATTTTCCTAATTGCCGAATGTAGCGGTGGCTACGATTTATTTATACCCTTGATGATTGTAGCGGTTATTTCTTTTGTAATCAATAAATTTTTCTCTCCTATAAATCCCGCTTTCAGCAATTTGGCTAATCGAGGCGAGATTTTCACTACTAGACAAGATCAGAATATTCTCTCTCATATTTCGCTTTTTAAATGTCTCGAAGACGACTCGATTGTAGTGAAAGTAAATGACAGCGTCGACGATGTTTTGCATAAATTTAGAAAAAGTGATAATAATACAATAGCTGTTTTAGATAATGATAATGTATTTTTTGGAATTATTACGAGAGAACATTTACGTCCATTTTTGCTCAACGAGAAGTCTCCCGCAGAGCATACGGTGAGCGAAATCGCCATAAATCCTCCTTTTACAATTACGCCAACTGATTCAGTTATGAAAGTTGTGAAAATGCTTGACGAAGCAAATGTGTGGTATTTACCACTTTTAAATCAAGAACGTAAATTTAAAGGTTTTGTAAGTCGAAGCAAAATATTGAAGAATTATCGGTCACTTCTTAAAGATTATTCTGATTAG
- a CDS encoding LytR/AlgR family response regulator transcription factor codes for MTIVIIEDEKPAARLLQRKVQQLGYLTTKLLHSVEEALEWFSNNAHPDLIFLDIQLSDGLSFEIFDKIEIKSAIIFTTAYESYALRAFKLNSIDYLLKPIDEEELAVAIAKFKTRLEQKESLSLNFEQIKSMFSTQEKVFKTRFTVKIGAHLKIINSDEIECFYSENKGTYIHTLDNRDYLIDCTLEVLETELDPRKFYRISRKFIVPLNALKEIVVYSNSRLKIILPTYKADDVIVSREKVTDFKNWIS; via the coding sequence ATGACAATTGTAATTATCGAAGATGAGAAGCCCGCAGCAAGACTTCTGCAACGCAAAGTTCAGCAGTTGGGTTATCTTACAACCAAACTTCTACATTCAGTTGAAGAGGCATTAGAATGGTTTTCCAATAATGCGCATCCTGATCTAATCTTCTTAGATATTCAACTTTCGGATGGATTGTCTTTCGAAATTTTTGATAAAATCGAAATCAAAAGTGCCATTATCTTTACGACCGCGTACGAATCTTACGCGCTAAGAGCTTTTAAATTAAACAGTATAGATTACTTACTTAAACCAATTGATGAAGAGGAATTGGCTGTAGCCATAGCTAAATTCAAAACTAGATTAGAGCAGAAAGAGTCCCTTTCGCTAAATTTTGAGCAGATAAAAAGTATGTTTTCTACCCAAGAGAAAGTTTTTAAAACTCGCTTTACGGTCAAAATTGGCGCACATTTAAAAATTATAAACTCCGATGAAATTGAATGCTTTTATAGTGAAAACAAAGGAACTTATATTCACACCCTTGACAATCGTGATTACCTGATTGACTGCACGCTTGAAGTGTTGGAAACCGAATTAGATCCAAGGAAATTCTACCGAATCAGCAGAAAGTTTATTGTTCCCTTGAATGCTTTAAAGGAAATTGTGGTTTACAGCAATTCCCGTCTTAAAATAATTCTGCCAACTTATAAAGCAGATGATGTGATTGTGAGTAGAGAAAAAGTGACTGATTTTAAAAATTGGATAAGCTAG
- a CDS encoding 2TM domain-containing protein, giving the protein MENLSAQEQARFERAQKKVKSIKGFYTHFVVYLLVNAFIIISLYLNLDKGEQFWHFSTFSTPLFWGIGLAFHGLNVFGQTLFFGNKWEERKIQEFMNEKQTTKWE; this is encoded by the coding sequence ATGGAAAATTTATCCGCACAAGAACAAGCTAGATTTGAAAGAGCCCAGAAAAAGGTAAAATCAATTAAAGGATTTTATACACATTTTGTAGTTTATCTTCTAGTAAACGCATTTATCATTATTTCGCTGTATTTAAATTTGGATAAGGGCGAGCAATTCTGGCATTTTTCAACTTTTTCAACTCCACTATTTTGGGGAATTGGTCTTGCCTTTCACGGCTTAAATGTCTTTGGGCAGACACTATTCTTCGGAAATAAATGGGAGGAGCGAAAAATTCAGGAATTTATGAATGAAAAGCAAACTACCAAGTGGGAATAA
- a CDS encoding AraC family transcriptional regulator, translating to MESFKTYQAVNSEKTNLNFGISKMQDIYQKRNGAIDEPHRHNYFTVLIIKKAKGLHKIDFTSYDLSERQIFFVAPGQIHQVIEEEQSQGFVMTFATQFLVENSIPLSFIDSLNLFQNYGVTPPLILEESQFDLIENFSESIFQIFHSNANMKNLSIGSYLKLILIECNNICSTNPIDLENDNSGKNIIRAFKKYVDRDFRKEHSTSYYANLLAISADHLNRVVKTTIGKTAKEYIQTRIVTEAKRLIYFTELSNKEIGYELGFNEPANFSAFFKKHTDLSPSNFKNFEATS from the coding sequence ATGGAAAGCTTTAAAACATATCAGGCAGTAAATTCAGAAAAGACCAATCTAAATTTTGGGATTTCGAAAATGCAAGATATTTATCAAAAGCGAAATGGAGCTATTGATGAGCCACATCGGCATAACTACTTCACCGTTTTGATTATAAAAAAGGCTAAAGGTTTACACAAAATAGATTTTACCAGTTATGATTTAAGCGAGCGACAGATTTTTTTTGTTGCCCCAGGACAGATTCACCAAGTAATCGAAGAAGAGCAATCACAAGGTTTTGTGATGACCTTTGCAACGCAATTTCTGGTTGAAAATTCAATTCCGCTATCATTTATTGATAGTCTGAACCTATTTCAGAATTATGGCGTAACGCCGCCTTTAATCTTAGAAGAGTCCCAATTTGATTTGATTGAAAATTTTTCCGAAAGTATATTTCAAATATTTCATAGCAATGCGAATATGAAAAATCTCTCTATTGGCTCCTACTTAAAATTAATTTTAATAGAATGTAATAATATCTGCTCGACCAATCCGATTGATTTAGAAAATGATAACAGTGGAAAAAATATCATTAGAGCATTTAAGAAATATGTTGATCGCGATTTTAGAAAAGAACATTCAACCAGCTATTATGCAAATTTGCTTGCCATATCTGCCGATCATCTTAATCGGGTTGTAAAAACTACAATTGGCAAAACTGCAAAAGAATATATTCAAACTAGGATTGTTACCGAGGCAAAACGTTTGATTTACTTTACCGAGCTGTCAAATAAAGAGATTGGATATGAATTAGGATTTAATGAGCCCGCCAACTTCAGTGCTTTCTTTAAAAAACATACTGATTTATCGCCTTCTAATTTTAAGAATTTTGAAGCCACTTCCTAA
- a CDS encoding MliC family protein, whose translation MKKGIITLGMLSALFLTSCKETPKETTDVDVVTTETVTNDVNTVTTTDKNGKTLEVTYDNSKDVATIKFDGQTSELVSQKPASGIWYKNDQYELRGKGNDIELKKDGVTVFEHADDIVTSSLKDSKGNTLDMTYNNDAGTVKVYLNGGEQIDMVAERAASGIWYKNDQYELRGKGENLELTKDGKTVFKN comes from the coding sequence ATGAAAAAAGGAATTATCACACTCGGAATGCTTTCGGCTTTATTTTTAACTTCTTGCAAAGAAACTCCAAAGGAAACTACCGATGTGGATGTTGTAACGACAGAAACGGTAACAAATGATGTAAACACCGTGACCACTACTGACAAAAACGGTAAAACGCTTGAAGTTACTTACGACAACTCCAAAGATGTCGCGACGATCAAATTTGATGGGCAAACTAGCGAATTAGTTAGTCAAAAGCCAGCTTCTGGAATTTGGTACAAAAATGATCAGTACGAATTAAGAGGAAAAGGAAATGACATCGAACTTAAAAAAGATGGTGTTACCGTTTTTGAACATGCTGATGATATTGTAACTTCTTCTTTAAAAGACAGCAAAGGAAACACCCTTGATATGACTTATAATAATGATGCAGGTACTGTGAAAGTATATTTGAATGGTGGTGAGCAAATTGATATGGTTGCCGAAAGAGCAGCTTCAGGAATTTGGTACAAAAATGATCAATACGAATTGAGAGGAAAAGGTGAAAACCTAGAATTGACTAAAGACGGAAAAACAGTATTTAAAAACTAA
- a CDS encoding 2TM domain-containing protein, with product MQPNFEYFLKTILLGFTFSLLFTVVILGFQWYSGMEFIVNNILIIKVVKILLYGTILTVVNRYYFDFALKGYLWKKFPNYKLLFAVAGSVLITVATFLLLAVFDLTMLRQQPLSDFFSVFSFTEVRNFAIIAASLATAFYGAQSYKNAQETKIKQQKIIAGTASAQFESLKNQIDPHFLFNSLNVLSSLIEENPQNAQRFTTSLSKIYRYVLEQKDKELISVTEELAFANTYMNLLKMRFENSLFFELPEVISNPDGKVVPLSLQLLLENTIKHNVVSEQRPLYIRIIDMGDYLTVENDLQKKEILQDRKGVGLQNIVDRYGILTGRKVLIEETKSTFSVSLPILTKQVSVMENTNNITQDKYLKAQKRVEDLKGFYGNLTSYIIVNTGLLILNLMTSPQHLWFFYPLLGWGIGVSLHAMKVFNYMPILNSDWEEKKIKELMEKDSKSKWN from the coding sequence ATGCAACCCAATTTCGAGTATTTTTTAAAAACCATCTTGCTAGGATTTACTTTCAGCCTATTATTTACTGTTGTTATCTTAGGCTTTCAATGGTATTCTGGAATGGAATTTATTGTGAATAATATTCTTATTATTAAGGTTGTGAAAATTTTGCTTTACGGAACAATATTGACCGTAGTAAATAGATATTACTTTGATTTTGCTCTAAAAGGATATTTGTGGAAGAAGTTTCCGAATTATAAATTACTGTTTGCCGTGGCAGGAAGTGTTTTGATAACTGTCGCAACATTTTTATTGTTGGCAGTATTTGATTTAACAATGCTGAGACAACAACCTCTTAGTGATTTCTTTTCAGTTTTCAGTTTCACCGAAGTCCGAAATTTTGCGATCATTGCAGCATCTTTAGCAACAGCATTTTATGGTGCGCAATCGTACAAAAATGCTCAGGAAACCAAGATTAAACAACAAAAAATTATTGCGGGAACCGCTTCTGCACAATTTGAAAGTTTAAAAAATCAAATCGATCCGCATTTTCTCTTCAATAGTCTTAATGTTTTGAGTTCACTCATCGAAGAAAATCCTCAGAACGCACAACGCTTTACCACTTCCCTATCCAAAATATATCGCTACGTTTTGGAACAGAAAGACAAGGAGTTAATTTCGGTTACCGAAGAATTAGCGTTTGCAAATACCTACATGAATCTGCTAAAAATGCGTTTTGAAAATAGCCTTTTCTTCGAATTGCCAGAAGTTATTTCAAACCCAGATGGAAAAGTTGTTCCGCTTTCACTACAATTACTTTTAGAAAATACGATTAAACACAATGTAGTTAGCGAACAAAGACCACTGTATATCAGGATAATAGATATGGGCGATTATCTCACTGTTGAAAATGATTTGCAGAAAAAGGAAATACTGCAAGACCGAAAAGGTGTAGGATTGCAAAATATCGTAGATCGGTATGGAATCCTAACCGGCAGAAAAGTGTTGATTGAAGAAACAAAAAGCACATTTTCTGTAAGCTTACCAATATTAACCAAACAAGTGTCAGTTATGGAAAATACAAATAACATTACCCAAGACAAATATCTTAAAGCTCAAAAAAGAGTTGAAGATCTCAAAGGCTTCTACGGAAACCTAACTTCTTATATTATTGTCAATACAGGACTTCTTATATTAAATCTAATGACAAGTCCGCAGCATTTATGGTTCTTCTATCCACTTTTAGGTTGGGGAATTGGGGTGTCGTTGCACGCAATGAAGGTTTTTAACTATATGCCAATTTTGAATAGCGATTGGGAAGAGAAAAAAATCAAGGAATTGATGGAAAAAGATAGCAAATCTAAATGGAATTAA
- a CDS encoding SDR family NAD(P)-dependent oxidoreductase, translating into MKLVDGKVALVTGAGSGIGKAIAVLYAKEGAKVVVNDISAENGKLVVEQIKANGGEAFFIKADTSDEKEVELLIRQTVEKYGRLDIACNNAGIGGEQNLTADYSSESWNKVININLNGVFFGCKYELEQMEKNGGGVIVNMASIHGTVAAPMSSAYTAAKHAVVGLTKNIGAEYGQKNIRCNSVGPGYIETPLLEALSPEMLKDLKAKHPMNRLGTAEEVAELVLFLSSDKSSFITGGYYLIDGGYTAV; encoded by the coding sequence ATGAAATTAGTAGATGGAAAAGTTGCGTTAGTAACAGGTGCAGGTTCAGGGATTGGCAAAGCAATAGCAGTTTTATATGCTAAAGAAGGCGCTAAAGTTGTCGTTAATGATATTAGTGCCGAAAATGGTAAGCTAGTAGTTGAACAAATTAAGGCAAACGGTGGTGAAGCGTTTTTTATTAAGGCAGATACCTCAGACGAAAAGGAAGTAGAGCTTTTAATAAGACAAACTGTTGAAAAATATGGTAGACTTGATATCGCTTGCAACAATGCAGGAATTGGTGGTGAGCAAAATTTAACTGCCGACTATTCAAGCGAAAGTTGGAATAAAGTAATCAACATTAATTTGAACGGGGTATTTTTTGGATGTAAATACGAACTAGAGCAAATGGAAAAAAATGGTGGAGGAGTAATTGTAAATATGGCATCAATTCACGGAACTGTTGCAGCACCAATGTCTTCGGCCTACACCGCAGCTAAGCACGCAGTTGTTGGCTTAACAAAAAACATCGGAGCAGAGTATGGACAGAAAAACATTCGTTGCAACTCAGTGGGGCCCGGTTACATCGAAACTCCCCTATTAGAAGCTTTATCTCCAGAAATGTTGAAGGATTTGAAGGCCAAACATCCAATGAATAGATTAGGAACAGCAGAAGAAGTTGCCGAACTAGTATTGTTTTTGAGTTCTGACAAATCATCTTTCATCACCGGTGGATATTATCTAATTGATGGTGGTTATACTGCGGTTTAA
- a CDS encoding YceI family protein, with translation MSNNTNWTIDATHSEIAFKVKHMMISTVTGHFEDFTATAKTEGDSFENASLEFSAKTASINTKNADRDAHLKSDDFFNSEKFPEMKFVSKSFKGDKLIGDLTIRDITKEITLDAELNGIAVDPYGQTKAGLEIKGEISRKDFNLTWNAVTEAGSIVVSDKVRLVVDVQFIKQA, from the coding sequence ATGAGCAACAACACAAATTGGACAATTGACGCAACGCATTCAGAAATCGCCTTTAAAGTAAAGCACATGATGATTTCGACCGTAACTGGTCATTTTGAAGACTTTACTGCAACTGCAAAAACTGAAGGGGATAGTTTTGAAAATGCTTCTCTTGAATTCTCAGCAAAGACAGCTTCAATCAATACAAAAAATGCGGATAGAGACGCACATTTAAAATCGGACGATTTCTTTAACTCAGAAAAATTTCCTGAAATGAAGTTTGTTTCAAAATCTTTCAAAGGAGATAAATTAATAGGAGATCTTACAATTCGTGATATTACTAAAGAAATCACTTTAGATGCTGAATTAAACGGGATTGCAGTAGATCCTTACGGACAAACTAAAGCAGGATTGGAAATAAAAGGTGAAATAAGCAGAAAAGACTTTAACCTTACTTGGAATGCTGTAACCGAGGCAGGAAGCATTGTAGTTTCTGACAAAGTGAGATTGGTTGTTGATGTACAGTTTATCAAACAAGCATAA
- a CDS encoding SDR family oxidoreductase yields MKVENKTVLITGGASGIGKIMARLMLERKAKVIVWDINQEGIDKVIEEFSGFGTIVGYKIDVSNLEEIQSTAQKVFRHNHTVDILINNAGIIVGKYFSEHSTTDILKTMVINATAPMLITAEFLPQMLARNSGYICNIASSGGLISNPKMSVYAASKWSLIGWSDSLRLEMKQLKKNINVTTIMPYYINTGMFDGVKSKIPILEPEAASLTIIQAIENNRKLISIPGYIYNLTRFGQAIFSVGLFDWFAGNVMGIYDTMTDFTGRKKI; encoded by the coding sequence ATGAAAGTAGAAAATAAAACTGTACTGATTACTGGCGGAGCGTCTGGAATTGGAAAAATCATGGCTCGGCTAATGTTGGAACGAAAAGCAAAGGTAATAGTTTGGGATATTAATCAAGAAGGAATTGACAAGGTTATCGAGGAATTTTCAGGTTTTGGAACTATTGTAGGATATAAAATTGATGTTTCAAATCTAGAAGAAATTCAGTCGACCGCTCAAAAAGTATTTCGACACAACCATACGGTCGATATTCTGATTAACAATGCTGGAATTATTGTGGGGAAATACTTTAGCGAACATTCCACTACCGATATTCTGAAAACGATGGTCATCAATGCTACTGCCCCGATGTTGATAACCGCAGAATTCTTGCCGCAGATGTTGGCAAGAAATTCAGGATATATTTGCAATATTGCGTCTTCTGGCGGACTGATTTCTAATCCGAAAATGTCGGTTTATGCCGCTAGCAAATGGTCGTTAATTGGTTGGTCTGATAGTTTAAGACTCGAAATGAAGCAATTGAAAAAAAATATTAATGTTACGACAATAATGCCTTATTATATTAATACCGGAATGTTTGATGGTGTCAAATCAAAGATTCCAATTCTTGAACCAGAAGCGGCATCTTTGACAATTATACAGGCAATCGAAAATAATCGAAAGTTGATTAGCATTCCTGGATATATCTATAATCTAACAAGATTTGGCCAAGCGATTTTTTCAGTGGGACTTTTTGATTGGTTTGCCGGAAATGTGATGGGAATCTACGATACAATGACAGACTTTACAGGTCGAAAGAAAATATAA
- a CDS encoding DUF1801 domain-containing protein, whose amino-acid sequence MESEDFELAIEGFPEEMKIIARSTRQLILSTFPKVVEVVWVKQKNIGYGIGPKKKTEHFCHIMPASKHVNLGFNYGAELDDPKCLLEGTGKLFRHIKIRKLSDLENPDLVAILLLSISNRLVQKDID is encoded by the coding sequence ATGGAAAGTGAAGATTTTGAATTAGCTATCGAAGGATTTCCTGAAGAAATGAAAATCATCGCGCGATCTACGCGGCAACTTATTTTGAGCACCTTTCCAAAGGTGGTCGAAGTTGTTTGGGTAAAACAAAAAAATATAGGTTACGGAATTGGTCCAAAGAAAAAAACCGAACATTTTTGTCATATTATGCCTGCTTCAAAGCACGTAAATTTAGGATTTAATTACGGCGCCGAGTTGGACGATCCCAAATGTCTGCTCGAAGGCACCGGAAAATTATTTCGACACATAAAAATCCGCAAACTTTCAGATTTAGAGAATCCAGATCTTGTTGCAATTTTATTACTTTCAATAAGTAATCGACTAGTTCAAAAGGACATTGATTAA
- a CDS encoding 2TM domain-containing protein, which produces MEKQDLKYNNRYKWAKSKVRDMKSFYINLGLYCTCMPIIIAVNIFIVPGYQWFWFSLICWGTGVMLHGMSVFQLTPFLGKDWEAKKFREFIEKEN; this is translated from the coding sequence ATGGAAAAGCAAGATCTAAAATATAACAATCGCTATAAATGGGCGAAAAGTAAGGTACGTGATATGAAAAGCTTTTATATAAATCTTGGGTTGTACTGCACCTGTATGCCGATAATAATTGCAGTAAATATCTTTATAGTGCCAGGATATCAATGGTTTTGGTTCAGCTTAATTTGCTGGGGAACAGGCGTGATGTTACACGGTATGAGCGTATTTCAACTAACACCTTTTCTCGGAAAGGATTGGGAGGCTAAAAAATTTAGAGAATTTATAGAAAAAGAGAATTAA
- a CDS encoding YgaP family membrane protein, which yields MLNKVFRIIVGSMVLLSVVLTVYVDAAFMWLTVFIGVNLLQSAFTKWCLLESILKKVGLRDEGESCCGVPSPATK from the coding sequence ATGCTTAATAAAGTTTTCAGAATAATCGTTGGTAGTATGGTATTATTAAGTGTTGTACTTACCGTGTATGTCGATGCCGCCTTTATGTGGTTAACGGTTTTTATTGGTGTAAATCTCCTTCAATCTGCTTTTACAAAATGGTGTTTGCTAGAAAGTATTTTGAAAAAAGTTGGCCTTCGTGATGAAGGAGAATCTTGTTGCGGCGTTCCCTCACCGGCAACCAAATAA